GCGGCTCCGGAGGCCTCATCAGAAAGCTGCGGTAACTCGTCCTTAGGAATTGAGAGCATCTTCGAAACATAGGCGCAAACAGGGCCACTAGAATCACACTTCTTCAATGTACTGGATAGGGCGGGGTCTATATCCTCTCCCCCCGGTGCCGTTGCCAGGATTGATGCAATCTTCTGGTCCTGCGAAGCCTTGGGCGAAGGCAGCTCTGTTACGGCGGTCAACAAAACGGCGGTGCTGACAGGCATCCACTGGCCCATAATAACCCTTAGCAGGTTCTTGTAGTCCTTAGATCTCAGGTCACGAGCAAGCACCTTGATGTCCAAAGTTTTAGTGATTTTCTCGAGTATCGCAGAGTCGTGTGTCGTCAGCACATTCTCATAGATCTTCCATATGTTGTCCAGGATCAGCGATACAAACAGCGGCTTGAGATTCCTACCCTTGAGTGCTTTCTGGTTTATGATCTTCTTTGTCTTTGGATCCATGTAGTAATCACCCCACAGCACCTTTTGCAGGTTCTCGCGCTTGGCCCCCAGCTTCTGCTCGTAGAACTTCGCAAACAGACTGACGTTGAACCCCCACCCATCTGCAGCAGAGGCAAAAATCACATTGTTCCGGGACGGGTCGAAGTAGATGTCCGCATCATCCCGCTCCACATACTCGGCCTGGGCGTCCTGCTCCAGTTTCTCTCTCCACGAGAGGTCATCCAGCAGCCGCTCCCCGGCAAAGAAGGACCCCAGTACAGAGTTGACCTGTTCAATCGTCTTCGATAGATGCACGTAGGCCTCCTGTGGCGTCAGCTGGAGCTCCGTGATCAGCCGATCGATCTTGTTCAGCACCAGGATTGGTCTCAGCTTCTCCGTCCAGCACTGCCGCAGCACCGTAATCGTCTGCGAACACACACCCTCGACCACGTCCACCAGCACGATCGCGCCATCACATAGCCGCGACGCCGCGCTAACCTCGCTGGAGAAGTCTATGTGGCCCGGAGAGTCGATCAGGTTGATTAAATGTTCGTTGACCAGCGGCTCGCTGCTCCCCTCCTGTTTGTGAAGCACTCGGAAGTACAGAGAAATCGCACTGGACTCCATCGTGATGCCTCGCAGCTGCTCATCTGGCCGCGAGTCTAGGAATCGCACTTTCCCCGCTAACCGCTGTGAGATAATACCGTTGGATGCGAGGAGGGAGTCGGACAGCGAAGTCTTGCCGTGATCCACATGCGCCAGGATACATATGTTGCGGACGCATGCGCCGTCGCGCTGAAGCCGCTTGGGGACGTCCGAGCTAATCCTGACCATTACTACTGACCTACACTTGCCTCCCCTGCTTTTACTGATGGTTCGAAATAGTCAATTGGCGGGCTTGAAAAATTTACTACGTTGGTAACGATCCCTGTAAGCCTGTCACCTGGAATGGCAGCTCATCGAACAGACATCGCAAGCGCTGCCTTCAGAGCAAAAGCACGTAGGAGATCGAGCCCGTACCGTTTTGATTAGCAGGATTGGCGCTTTACATGGCCTAATACCTTTGAGAGTGCAGGTTTCGCCAGACTTCACAGGCAGGACTATCTACGGAGCAGAGTGACCGGTCAGCACAGCTGGCCCGAATAGGATCAAAACAGCATGTCTAAGTCTGTTGCGCGCTGCCCGCAGTGCCACACGGAACTGCGTAAGTGCCTCATACAGCAGAACTACAGCATCGTGATTTGCCCGAACGAGCAGTGCATGTATCCGTTCAATGAGGCCGAGGTGATCCAGCACCTGGTGCAGACAAGTGACAAGGAAATCCTGGAGGCTGCAAAGGTGCGGCTGAAAAACGATAATATCACAGGCAGCGGAGGCGCGCTCATGGAATAAGGAACCAACCGTGTGCTATATACGTGTACTGTCTATGTTAAGTAGGTCTCGTGCGCCGCGAGCCCTGCGTGGCTAAAGCTTTAGATTGGAGTTGTACATGATGTCGCCATCGACGCTGATGCTGACACTGAACTCAAGGTCTTCGTCGGTGGATATGTCCCACGTTTTATATATCATCATCAACGCGAACACATTGCAAATGCTGCCGATGAACAACCCGTCGAGGTAGTGCTTGACGCCCTCGCAGATCTCGTACGAGATGGTATACATCAACACCTGCCCAGTAGTTATAAAAATGACACCCAAAATGGTCGACCCTGTCATCCAGAAGTTGGAGAGCACGAAGATGGAGACCACGAGCTGGCACACCGAGTACATTAGGAGCGCGAGGCCATTGAGGCCGTACATTACAACGAAAAGCGCGGTCGTGTTTGTTTTCATGTCGGGGTGGTGCTGAATCCAATTTGTGAAGGTTATGGCAGAGACTAGCGAGCCGAGGAGGAAGCCTACCATCGACACGCCGCGCACAATTAACATCGACTTCCGCGTGCCGTCCTCCCAGAGGCGGAAGCCGAGGAAACCCATCACCGCAAGTGCCCACGAGCACGCGCCGGCAAGTCCGATCTGGAGCGCGGCTAGGTACGGGTACGCTAGGGTGCCCGGCGGCGAGACCCCGCAGTCCACGACGAGAGTCATGCAAATAAGCATAAAGCATAGCTGGAAAAAGTAGCCGTATTCCGACCGCCCGATCGCCGTGTATTTGAAGCGGATGTTGTAGCTGATGATCAAGATGACGCAGAGCGCCAGAATGTTAACGAATGCGTTCCCGAGCTGGAAGATCGCGGTATTCGCGATGTCCACCGTCCGCGAGTAGCAGCGCGGCACCATGCCGATGTTCATGTGTGTGCGGTCGTAGTGCGTGGCCCCCACGCTGCCTCCTGGAAGGCTCGAGGTCTGCACCACAAAGCACATCGGGAGCGGCGTTTTGGCACAAATGCCCGCAAAATCCCCTAGCGAAAGCCAAGACTTGTTGGACATCGCCAATCCGGCCATCTTTAACCAGGCGCGCATCGGCGCCTCTTTAGAACTCATGGAGATTACCCTGTGCTTGATTGTGCTGTCTGCCTGCCGCTGAAAGCCTAATGTATGTTCCTCTCTCTGGCCCTGTACTGGCGTCAGTCCCGGAGATACCTGGCTCGTTCTTGTACTACATTTTCGCTCGCGCGATATATACTAAATACCTAGACATTGCGTCTGGTTGTGTACTACTACTcgctggcgcaggcggcgccTAGTACCACAAACGTAGCGCAGGGGCCACACACCAGCTTAAAACCTGCCGGTCAGACGCTTGCAGTGCCGCAGTCTAATGACTTGGGCTCTAACCCCGCGCAGAGCTCAGGCATGGCTGCCATCGCCTATGCCGCCACACGCATTGGCCATCTCGAGGCGTTAGCCGCCGAGGAGTGCCTGTGACAAACATGTGACTACACCCATACATCTATTTATTCAACACCCACACATACTGCACATGCGTGCATCACCACGCTGCGTGGTGGCCCGGGCTGAACTGGGGCGACGCAGGCCGGGCAGCACTGGACCCTCCGGCGCGGCAGCCGGCCGGCCCGCGGGCCGAGCTCGCGAAGCGAAAAACATGGTAAATTTCAGGATTCAAGGCCGGGTGTCATCCTGCTTGATAGTAAGCACAGAGCATCACAGAAGCTACTTCTCGCAATGGGTATGTTCAATATGACGGAGGGGAAGCGCGGAGCGCCGCCAGGGGGCCACGGCTCGCTACAGCAGGGCCTTCTGACGGCGCGGCTGCAGATCGAAAAGGGACTCGCCAAGAGGACGTATACTAACGTGTGCAGTTAACGTTCCAAAGACCAGAAAGACTTACTGCAAGGGCAAGGCCTGCCGCAAGCACACCCAGCACAAGGTGACCCAGTACAAGGCCGGTAAGGCTTCCTTGTTTGCTCAGGGTAAGAGAAGATATGACCGTAAGCAGTCGGGTTTCGGTGGTCAGACCAAGCAGATCTTCCGTAAGAAGGCCAAGACTACCAAGAAGGTGGTTTTGAGATTGGAGTGTCTAAGCTGCAAGACCAAGGCTCAGTTGCCTTTGAAGAGATGCAAGCACTTCGAATTGGGTGGTGagaagaagcagaaggGCCAGGCTCTACAGTTCTGAACCGCGtcagcgcgcgcagcatGTACTCTTTCCCTCTATATACCATTTTTGAGTTGTATATTGGCAGTCACCACTAGCTCACTCAATATATAAGCCTACGGTAATATATTAAGACGTTAATAGCGGACGGGGCGGAGTCCgtgtgtcacgtgattgaTCGGCTGCCTCGTTTGTCCAGTTATCGACGAACTGGCCAGGCAAGCAATCGTTATTAAGAAAACTGCACCGGTTAAAGAAGACGTCAGCTGGACAAATCCGCGTCAGTGTGAACTTCGGAACTGGGGACGTTTGATACCGAGAGCGGTTTCAGAGGCGATCATACCTGCTAGGAAGCTGAAGAGATAGACTAGAACAATAGGACTGGCTACCTCGAGATGTTCGGACAGGGTTATTACCAGGGCAATCGCGACCAGGACTcgccgctgcagcggccgccggccgcgcagTTCAGCAGTGCATACATGGAGCAGCAGGGCTCACATCAGTCACTGCAGGAGCACTTGGCGtacgagcagctgcagctgcagcagcaacagcagcagcagcagcagcacgctgctgcgccacATGCCAACGGGGATGGTTATGGCGCTGGTTTTACAGATATCCCTACGATGCTGGGCTCGGTAGGTGCGCCATCTCCGGCCTTCCAGCCTCCAATGGTTGTGGggatgcagcagcagccaaTTAACACGCCCCCGCCTACGGCGACCAGCATTTACAGCCAGAACAACAACTCTTTTACGAACGTGAACGACACTACTCTTGCCCCCGGCCATTCTTCACCAGGACACTACTCCAACAGCTCGGACTACAGTGGGCAGCAGCCTGCTTCCTCTGCGTATAAACAGTTTGGGGGGTCGGAGTCCCCTTTACAGCCTGCAGCTCTACCTGGACTACTAGACGGAAGCCTTGGCGATCAGACGCTAGTGGGAAACCAGAGCTCGCAGGGCGCTATGCTATCCCGTCAGTCCCTGCAGTGCTCTTCAGTTCCACAATCGCCCAATGGGGGCCAACGGCAAACCTCGGGAGTGGGGAACTATATGTACTTCGAGAGACGTCCAGAGCTACTGAGCAAATCCACACAAGAAAAAGCGGCTGCAGTGAAGCTGAAAGTCGAGAATTTCTACCAATCATCTGTCAATCATGCCATTGAGCGCAACCAAAGACGCGTGGAACTTGAATCCCAGCTATTATCTCATGGCTGGTCTGAAGAGAGAAAGAACAGACAGCTTTCTTCACTGGGTAAAAAGGAGTCGCAGTTTCTGCGCTTGCGTAGGACACGGCTATCCCTGGAAGATTTCCACACTGTTAAAGTCATAGGAAAGGGTGCATTCGGTGAGGTCCGTCTGGTGCAGAAGAAAGATACCGGTAAAATATACGCTATGAAGACATTGTTAAAATCAGAAATGTACAAGAAGGATCAATTAGCCCACGTCAAGGCCGAGAGGGATGTGTTGGCCGGAAGCGACTCTCCGTGGGTCGTGTCGTTATACTATTCTTTCCAAGATGCCCAGTACCTATACTTGATCATGGAATTTTTGCCCGGTGGTGACCTGATGACCATGTTAATCAGGTGGCAGATATTCACCGAGGACGTCACCAGATTCTACATGGCGGAGTGTATCCTGGCAATTGAGGCTATACACAAGCTGGGCTTTATCCATAGAGATATCAAGCCGGATAACATTCTGATCGACATCAGGGGTCACATCAAACTTTCCGA
This is a stretch of genomic DNA from Eremothecium gossypii ATCC 10895 chromosome VI, complete sequence. It encodes these proteins:
- a CDS encoding uncharacterized protein (Syntenic homolog of Saccharomyces cerevisiae YNL162W-A); translated protein: MSKSVARCPQCHTELRKCLIQQNYSIVICPNEQCMYPFNEAEVIQHLVQTSDKEILEAAKVRLKNDNITGSGGALME
- the CHS7 gene encoding Chs7p (Syntenic homolog of Saccharomyces cerevisiae YHR142W (CHS7)) yields the protein MSSKEAPMRAWLKMAGLAMSNKSWLSLGDFAGICAKTPLPMCFVVQTSSLPGGSVGATHYDRTHMNIGMVPRCYSRTVDIANTAIFQLGNAFVNILALCVILIISYNIRFKYTAIGRSEYGYFFQLCFMLICMTLVVDCGVSPPGTLAYPYLAALQIGLAGACSWALAVMGFLGFRLWEDGTRKSMLIVRGVSMVGFLLGSLVSAITFTNWIQHHPDMKTNTTALFVVMYGLNGLALLMYSVCQLVVSIFVLSNFWMTGSTILGVIFITTGQVLMYTISYEICEGVKHYLDGLFIGSICNVFALMMIYKTWDISTDEDLEFSVSISVDGDIMYNSNLKL
- the RPL42A gene encoding 60S ribosomal protein eL42 (Syntenic homolog of Saccharomyces cerevisiae YHR141C (RPL42B) and YNL162W (RPL42A); 1-intron) → MVNVPKTRKTYCKGKACRKHTQHKVTQYKAGKASLFAQGKRRYDRKQSGFGGQTKQIFRKKAKTTKKVVLRLECLSCKTKAQLPLKRCKHFELGGEKKQKGQALQF
- the CBK1 gene encoding serine/threonine protein kinase CBK1 (Syntenic homolog of Saccharomyces cerevisiae YNL161W (CBK1)), whose product is MFGQGYYQGNRDQDSPLQRPPAAQFSSAYMEQQGSHQSLQEHLAYEQLQLQQQQQQQQQHAAAPHANGDGYGAGFTDIPTMLGSVGAPSPAFQPPMVVGMQQQPINTPPPTATSIYSQNNNSFTNVNDTTLAPGHSSPGHYSNSSDYSGQQPASSAYKQFGGSESPLQPAALPGLLDGSLGDQTLVGNQSSQGAMLSRQSLQCSSVPQSPNGGQRQTSGVGNYMYFERRPELLSKSTQEKAAAVKLKVENFYQSSVNHAIERNQRRVELESQLLSHGWSEERKNRQLSSLGKKESQFLRLRRTRLSLEDFHTVKVIGKGAFGEVRLVQKKDTGKIYAMKTLLKSEMYKKDQLAHVKAERDVLAGSDSPWVVSLYYSFQDAQYLYLIMEFLPGGDLMTMLIRWQIFTEDVTRFYMAECILAIEAIHKLGFIHRDIKPDNILIDIRGHIKLSDFGLSTGFHKTHDSNYYKKLLQEDEQQQNGGNMGKYPASGGGGNGGGNRNTMLVDAIHLTMTNRQQMQTWRKSRRLMAYSTVGTPDYIAPEIFLYQGYGQECDWWSLGAIMYECLIGWPPFCSETPQETYRKIMNFEQTLVFPDDIHISYEAEDLIRRLLSHADERLGRHGANEIKNHPFFRGVDWETIRQVGAPYIPKLSSVTDTRFFPTDELENVPDSPAMAQAAKQREQMLKQGGSAANTAQAKEDLPFIGYTYSRFDYLTRKNAL